One genomic window of Salvia miltiorrhiza cultivar Shanhuang (shh) chromosome 4, IMPLAD_Smil_shh, whole genome shotgun sequence includes the following:
- the LOC131023097 gene encoding uncharacterized protein LOC131023097, producing the protein MSYQLKGYVDFWWEAKQKTMNEEQIAALTWEQFKEALYEKYIPRSYRKKKEMEFVNLKQGNKTVAEYDRQFCDLARYAPYQVDTDEKMSELFCSGLKQEIRVVLASQSALTYVEALNRALDMELAMQQERPSQTSMPQSNPNFQTGNQPFPGQGQKGKRKWDDRSQGRKKPWQSQNAPPQYHN; encoded by the coding sequence ATGTCGTATCAACTTAAAGGATATgtagatttctggtgggaagcgaaaCAGAAAACGATGAACGAGGAGCAGATAGCAGCTCTTACTTGGGAGCAGTTTAAAGAAGCTCTTTACGAGAAATACATACCCCGAAGttatcgaaagaagaaagagatggagtttgTAAACTTGAAGCAAGGGAATAAGACAGTAGCTGAGTATGACCGACAGTTTTgcgatttggctcgatatgctcCATATCAAGTGgatacagatgaaaagatgtcaGAACTATTTTGCTCCGGACTAAAACAAGAGATACGAGTCGTTttagcgagtcagagtgcgctaacCTATGTTGAGGCTTTGAACAGAGCGTTAGACATGGAACTAGCAATGCAGCAAGAGAGACCGAGTCAAACTTCGATGCCACAATCAAACCCGAATTTTCAAACGGGAAATCAGCCTTTTCCTGGACAAGGCCAAAAGGgtaagagaaaatgggacgaccggAGCCAAGGTcgcaagaagccgtggcagagtcagaatgcgccaccgcaatATCATAACTGA